The following are from one region of the Alphaproteobacteria bacterium genome:
- the pgeF gene encoding peptidoglycan editing factor PgeF encodes MIEARSLTLEGLRHGFFSRDGGVSRPPYDSLNCGLGSADAAEAVSENRQRAMARLGLAAEQLTTVYQVHGTDVVTVEAPWAAAASPQADALVTRQPGIALGVLTADCAPVLLADAEAGVVAAAHAGWRGALAGIVSATIERMGELGARPAATRAAVGPCIGQDSYQVGPEFPAAFVAADAANERFFVAGAGEKFHFDLEGFVVAELAAAGVGHVEALALDTCADGERFFSYRRSRQQSEEDYGRLLSAIALEE; translated from the coding sequence ATGATCGAGGCAAGATCCCTGACCCTCGAGGGCCTCAGGCATGGCTTTTTCAGCCGTGATGGCGGCGTCTCGAGGCCGCCCTACGACAGCCTCAACTGCGGCTTGGGCTCGGCCGATGCGGCCGAGGCCGTAAGCGAGAACCGGCAGCGCGCCATGGCCCGGCTCGGTCTGGCGGCCGAGCAACTGACGACCGTCTACCAGGTCCACGGCACGGACGTCGTCACGGTCGAAGCCCCTTGGGCGGCGGCTGCCAGCCCCCAGGCCGATGCCCTGGTGACCCGGCAACCGGGCATCGCCCTCGGCGTGCTGACCGCCGATTGCGCGCCCGTGCTGCTGGCCGACGCCGAGGCCGGCGTCGTCGCCGCGGCCCATGCCGGCTGGCGCGGCGCCCTGGCCGGTATCGTCAGCGCGACGATCGAGCGCATGGGCGAGCTCGGCGCCCGCCCGGCCGCCACCCGGGCCGCAGTCGGCCCCTGCATCGGCCAGGATTCGTACCAAGTGGGCCCCGAGTTCCCCGCCGCTTTTGTTGCCGCCGACGCGGCCAACGAGCGCTTCTTCGTGGCCGGCGCTGGAGAAAAATTCCACTTCGACCTCGAGGGCTTCGTGGTGGCGGAACTGGCCGCCGCCGGCGTCGGCCACGTCGAGGCCCTGGCGCTGGACACCTGTGCCGACGGCGAGCGCTTTTTCAGCTACCGTCGAAGCCGGCAGCAAAGCGAAGAAGACTACGGCCGCCTGCTTTCGGCCATCGCGCTGGAGGAATAA